The Acidobacteriota bacterium genome includes a region encoding these proteins:
- a CDS encoding trehalose-6-phosphate synthase: MSLTISITLVAFVFAYFQVRSEKRSLRGDLEKRAEILAESLVDNVEPFLASQSWAPLQQLLDRFENREGLDGVAVYDRHGNKIAVASALETQLDIAPYAVRQAIFLDKGVSQFFNLNGVPMEVYALPIRGNDGLQGILAIYHDTSFIEDQSFRLWRDTFLRLLVETLLIAFICLLIIRISILEPVTKTAQWLRALRTGKGLRAASLPAEEFFQPIAHEVTQLAKTLEVARTAAEEEARLREANEAIWTAERLRVHVRNHFRDKPIFAVSNREPYMHVHDGGGIKCLVPASGLVTSLEPILRACDGTWVAAGAGNADRETVDSKDRLRVPPDNPHYTLRRVWLSKEEEQGFYLGFANEGLWPLCHIAHTRPTFREADWRQYKAANQKFARALLQELEGTQEPAVLIHDYHFALLPRMVKEKRPDARVAIFWHIPWPNAEAFGICPWQRELLDGLLGADIAGFHIQNHCNNFLETVDRALECRIEWDRFAVNRRGHFTLVRPFPVSVVFDNEAADTAALAGSPGPEDILKEVGGEGNLMGLGVDRMDYTKGIMERFSGVERFLEKYPAYQKRFTFVQIGAPSRIDIQHYRNLVQEIESEAQRINSRFQRGAWKPIILLKRHHSHQEIVRYYKAADFCMVTSLHDGMNLVAKEFVATRNDGQGVLILSRFTGACRELRDALIVNPYDTEQLAEAIKFALSMDLEEKRLRMQRMRRVVREHNIYRWAARLVRELSEVRLEKPEPLNVR; the protein is encoded by the coding sequence ATATCGCTGACAATCAGTATTACACTGGTAGCCTTTGTCTTCGCCTATTTCCAGGTACGTTCTGAGAAACGCTCACTTCGAGGCGACCTGGAGAAGCGGGCGGAAATCCTTGCGGAAAGCCTTGTGGACAACGTTGAACCTTTTCTCGCCAGCCAGTCCTGGGCCCCCTTGCAGCAGCTTCTGGACCGTTTTGAAAACCGTGAAGGCTTGGACGGGGTTGCGGTCTACGACAGACATGGCAACAAGATCGCGGTTGCCAGCGCGTTGGAGACGCAACTGGACATTGCCCCTTATGCGGTCCGCCAGGCAATTTTTCTTGACAAAGGCGTGAGCCAGTTCTTCAACCTGAATGGCGTACCGATGGAAGTTTACGCGCTGCCCATCCGTGGAAATGACGGCCTGCAGGGTATCCTGGCGATCTACCACGATACGAGCTTCATTGAGGACCAGTCTTTCCGCCTGTGGCGCGATACGTTTCTCCGCCTGTTGGTGGAAACGCTCCTCATCGCTTTCATCTGTCTGCTGATCATCCGCATCAGCATCCTGGAGCCTGTCACAAAGACCGCCCAATGGCTGCGTGCGCTGAGGACCGGCAAAGGGCTTCGGGCAGCTTCGCTGCCGGCCGAGGAATTCTTCCAGCCGATCGCGCACGAGGTAACACAGCTTGCCAAAACCCTGGAAGTCGCTCGCACAGCCGCTGAAGAAGAAGCCCGATTGCGCGAAGCGAATGAAGCTATCTGGACGGCGGAACGGCTGCGCGTGCACGTGCGAAATCATTTTCGGGATAAACCGATCTTTGCAGTTTCAAACCGCGAACCCTACATGCATGTCCACGACGGTGGCGGCATAAAATGCCTGGTGCCGGCCAGCGGTCTGGTGACTTCGCTTGAGCCCATCTTGCGGGCCTGCGACGGGACATGGGTGGCGGCCGGGGCCGGAAACGCTGATCGCGAAACGGTGGATAGCAAAGACCGCCTGCGCGTGCCCCCCGACAACCCCCATTACACTTTGAGGAGAGTCTGGCTTAGCAAGGAGGAAGAACAGGGATTCTACCTCGGCTTTGCCAACGAAGGTCTTTGGCCTCTCTGCCATATCGCTCACACCCGCCCGACCTTTCGTGAGGCGGACTGGAGACAGTACAAGGCGGCTAACCAGAAATTTGCCAGGGCTTTGCTCCAGGAATTGGAGGGTACGCAGGAGCCTGCCGTTCTGATTCATGACTATCATTTTGCTTTGCTCCCGCGAATGGTAAAAGAGAAACGGCCGGATGCGCGAGTGGCGATCTTCTGGCATATTCCCTGGCCGAACGCCGAAGCTTTCGGCATCTGCCCCTGGCAGCGGGAACTCCTGGACGGATTGCTGGGCGCTGATATCGCCGGCTTCCACATTCAGAACCATTGCAATAATTTTCTCGAAACGGTTGACCGCGCACTCGAATGCCGGATTGAATGGGACCGTTTTGCCGTCAACCGCCGTGGACATTTCACACTGGTGCGCCCGTTTCCTGTAAGCGTTGTATTTGATAACGAGGCGGCAGACACCGCTGCTCTGGCCGGCTCGCCCGGGCCCGAAGACATCTTAAAAGAGGTTGGAGGGGAAGGTAACCTGATGGGCCTGGGTGTCGACCGAATGGACTACACGAAAGGGATCATGGAGCGTTTCAGCGGCGTCGAACGGTTCCTCGAAAAATACCCTGCCTATCAGAAAAGATTCACCTTTGTCCAGATTGGGGCCCCCAGCCGCATCGACATCCAGCATTACCGCAACCTGGTTCAGGAAATTGAATCGGAAGCCCAGCGAATTAACAGCCGGTTTCAACGGGGCGCATGGAAGCCTATAATTCTGCTCAAACGGCACCACAGCCACCAGGAGATCGTGCGTTACTACAAGGCTGCTGACTTTTGCATGGTGACCTCGCTCCACGACGGCATGAACCTGGTGGCCAAGGAGTTTGTTGCGACACGCAACGACGGCCAGGGAGTCCTCATCCTGAGCCGCTTTACGGGCGCCTGCCGCGAATTGCGCGATGCTCTTATTGTCAATCCCTACGACACCGAGCAACTGGCGGAAGCCATCAAATTCGCGCTCTCGATGGACCTTGAAGAGAAGAGGCTCCGGATGCAGCGCATGCGGCGAGTGGTCCGCGAGCATAACATCTATCGCTGGGCGGCGAGACTGGTCCGCGAACTTTCAGAAGTCCGGCTCGAAAAACCTGAGCCGTTGAATGTCCGATAG
- a CDS encoding phosphoglycerate dehydrogenase → MKILVADNVSQKAVEVLQSDSSWNVVFLPKQKNLSLTEEIKDADALVVRSATKVDADLLAHAKCLRAIGRAGVGVDNVDLEAATRHGIVVMNTPGGSATSVAEQAVGFLVSLARRIPQADASMKRGAWEKKKLTGMELRGKTLGLIGLGRIGSEVARLARAFEMQVIAYDPYVPLRLAQEQGVRLVTLDELLANSDFISLHTAGTTETHHLINAETLAKMKPGVRIINCARGELIKENDLLEALETGHVAGAALDVFEKEPPSDSRLVAHPNVIATPHIAGSTDEALEIVGINIAEQIRDYLRLGVPRNAVNMPAISPEEYKKIEPYIQLGEKLGAFIAQIASERLEEVKISYDGGLAELNTHLVKNAVLKGILSKPLLHEINLVNAAALAQERGIEVIEVRSARRAAYSNSLGIALCTDVDSTSVLGMVGMRGLRVLGINDIDIEASLKGFLLFIRNQDVPGVIGRVGTILGANKVNIASFALGRSRQAGEAIGLVNIDELISQDVLDEIRKVPAVHFACVVEV, encoded by the coding sequence ATGAAAATCCTGGTTGCGGACAACGTTTCTCAGAAGGCGGTGGAAGTCCTTCAGTCGGACAGTTCGTGGAACGTGGTTTTCCTGCCCAAACAGAAAAACCTCTCGCTGACCGAAGAAATTAAAGACGCCGACGCGCTGGTGGTACGAAGCGCCACGAAGGTAGACGCCGACCTGCTGGCGCATGCCAAATGCCTGCGTGCTATCGGGCGGGCCGGTGTGGGCGTGGATAACGTGGACCTCGAGGCGGCCACGAGGCACGGTATCGTGGTGATGAACACTCCAGGGGGCAGCGCGACCAGCGTGGCGGAGCAGGCGGTAGGGTTTCTGGTATCACTGGCGAGGCGCATTCCGCAGGCAGACGCCTCAATGAAAAGGGGCGCCTGGGAAAAGAAGAAACTGACAGGTATGGAGCTGCGGGGCAAGACGTTGGGGCTTATCGGTCTGGGACGGATTGGAAGTGAAGTGGCCCGGCTGGCGCGTGCGTTTGAAATGCAGGTGATCGCTTATGACCCTTACGTGCCCTTGCGGCTTGCCCAGGAGCAAGGCGTAAGGCTGGTGACGCTTGATGAACTGCTTGCCAACAGCGACTTTATCAGCCTGCATACCGCAGGGACTACGGAAACCCATCATCTCATCAACGCTGAGACCCTCGCAAAGATGAAACCGGGCGTTCGCATCATAAACTGCGCGCGCGGAGAGCTGATCAAGGAAAATGATCTTCTCGAGGCATTGGAGACCGGCCACGTTGCCGGGGCCGCTCTGGACGTTTTTGAAAAGGAACCGCCCTCAGATTCCAGGCTGGTGGCCCACCCGAACGTAATTGCCACACCGCATATCGCCGGATCAACGGACGAAGCGCTGGAAATTGTGGGCATCAACATCGCCGAGCAGATTCGGGATTACCTGCGGCTGGGTGTTCCTCGTAACGCCGTCAACATGCCTGCCATCTCGCCTGAAGAGTACAAGAAGATCGAGCCCTACATCCAGCTGGGAGAGAAACTCGGCGCTTTTATAGCCCAGATTGCGAGTGAACGCCTGGAAGAGGTGAAGATCAGCTATGACGGCGGGCTGGCTGAGCTCAATACTCATCTGGTGAAGAACGCCGTGCTCAAAGGCATCCTCAGCAAGCCACTCCTCCATGAGATCAACCTGGTCAACGCAGCCGCATTGGCGCAGGAGCGGGGGATTGAGGTTATAGAGGTCAGAAGCGCGCGTCGCGCCGCCTATTCAAACTCGCTGGGCATCGCACTCTGCACGGATGTTGATTCAACCTCCGTACTGGGCATGGTTGGAATGCGCGGTTTGCGGGTTCTTGGCATCAATGATATCGACATCGAGGCTTCGCTCAAAGGGTTCCTTCTTTTTATTCGCAATCAGGATGTGCCGGGCGTGATTGGCCGCGTGGGAACGATCCTGGGGGCAAACAAGGTCAATATTGCCAGTTTCGCCCTGGGCAGGAGCCGTCAGGCAGGGGAAGCGATTGGCCTGGTCAATATCGATGAGCTGATCTCCCAGGACGTGCTGGATGAGATACGCAAAGTGCCAGCTGTACACTTCGCCTGTGTTGTCGAGGTGTAA
- a CDS encoding glycosyl hydrolase, translating to MRARTPCRSFITGVVLGWATLVLPVAPAHAQRGSGQPWMNQRLSAERRADLLIQAMTLKDKVGLVHGVNRKEHPFKGYVGYVPGNPRLHIPALKLADGRAGVGNNATGVTLLPAPIAAAASWDTSLLEAFGQVIGKEQWGKGTNVELGPTIDVVRVPQWGRTFETYGEDPYFNGRMAAAEVKGIQSQGPVANANMYLTMNQENDRFHIDSVVDERTLQEIYLPPFQAAVSSGVGTFMCAYIKTNGVYSCENPHVLADLLKKQLDFGGWVMSDWGGTHSTAASASAGLDQEMPDDHYYGEALEQAVTNGQVSMATLDEHVRRILVTIFRYGLFDREQSGTWESNVRSPEHDAFSRSVAEQGTVLLKNESDILPLSGVSSIAVIGADGEEKSQVEGTGSSAVVAPYVVSPLEGIRKRAGEGINVTYADGSDIAGAARMAKSAEVAIVFVNTVEGEGHDRSNLELPGNQDQLISTVASANPRTIVVLNTGGPVLMPWINHVSSVVEAWYPGQEDGNAIAAILFGDANPAGKLPLTFPRTAEKIPTSTPQQWPGVNGKSIYSEKLNVGYRWYDATGAEPLFPFGFGLSYTTFRLSRLEVTPTRLSKRPGIIHATLDVTNTGRRAGAEVVEAYISQPSNHGEPPRQLCAFAKAFLKPGETRQVHLTVSSTALSYYDTSAHRWILAAGRYRILVGTSSRDLPLQRDVTITDSSH from the coding sequence ATGAGAGCAAGAACTCCCTGCAGGTCGTTTATTACTGGTGTGGTGCTCGGATGGGCAACCCTGGTCCTTCCGGTAGCGCCCGCACATGCACAAAGGGGAAGCGGCCAACCGTGGATGAACCAGAGGCTCTCAGCCGAACGCAGAGCTGACCTCCTGATCCAGGCGATGACACTGAAGGACAAGGTTGGCTTAGTCCACGGCGTTAACAGGAAAGAGCACCCGTTCAAGGGGTATGTGGGGTATGTTCCGGGGAACCCGCGGCTGCATATTCCAGCGCTTAAGCTTGCCGATGGGCGTGCGGGAGTAGGGAACAATGCCACAGGTGTAACGCTTCTGCCCGCCCCCATCGCCGCGGCCGCCAGTTGGGACACTTCTCTGCTGGAAGCCTTTGGCCAGGTTATCGGCAAAGAGCAGTGGGGGAAGGGGACGAATGTTGAACTGGGTCCCACCATCGACGTTGTTCGTGTTCCCCAATGGGGACGGACATTTGAAACCTATGGTGAAGACCCCTACTTCAACGGACGAATGGCTGCTGCCGAGGTCAAGGGTATCCAGAGCCAGGGGCCTGTTGCGAACGCGAATATGTATCTGACCATGAACCAGGAGAACGACCGGTTCCATATTGATTCCGTGGTGGATGAGAGGACTTTACAGGAAATTTATCTGCCGCCATTTCAAGCCGCGGTTTCCAGCGGCGTCGGTACTTTCATGTGTGCCTATATCAAGACGAACGGTGTTTACTCTTGCGAGAACCCGCACGTGCTGGCTGATCTTCTCAAGAAGCAACTGGACTTTGGCGGCTGGGTCATGAGCGACTGGGGTGGTACGCATTCTACAGCTGCTTCCGCAAGCGCAGGCCTCGATCAGGAAATGCCTGACGATCATTACTATGGCGAGGCGCTTGAACAAGCAGTTACAAATGGCCAGGTAAGCATGGCGACTCTGGACGAGCACGTCAGGAGAATCCTGGTGACAATTTTCCGGTACGGTCTTTTTGACCGGGAACAGTCCGGCACCTGGGAGTCAAACGTTCGCAGCCCGGAGCACGACGCCTTTTCACGCAGCGTCGCCGAGCAGGGAACTGTCCTGCTCAAGAACGAAAGCGATATTCTTCCGCTCTCCGGAGTTTCTTCGATTGCGGTAATCGGCGCAGACGGTGAAGAAAAGTCCCAGGTTGAGGGCACCGGAAGCTCTGCCGTTGTCGCGCCGTATGTAGTGAGTCCACTCGAAGGCATCCGCAAGCGCGCCGGCGAGGGGATCAACGTTACCTACGCGGATGGCAGCGACATTGCCGGAGCCGCCCGCATGGCAAAGTCTGCTGAAGTTGCAATCGTGTTTGTTAACACCGTTGAGGGGGAAGGCCACGACCGATCGAACCTTGAGCTTCCAGGGAATCAGGACCAGCTTATCTCAACCGTCGCTTCGGCTAACCCTAGGACCATCGTGGTTTTGAATACTGGCGGCCCGGTGCTGATGCCCTGGATTAATCATGTTAGCAGCGTCGTTGAAGCGTGGTACCCAGGACAGGAAGACGGCAACGCCATCGCGGCGATTCTATTCGGGGACGCTAATCCGGCGGGAAAACTGCCGCTGACGTTTCCGCGTACGGCGGAAAAGATTCCAACCAGCACTCCGCAGCAGTGGCCCGGTGTGAACGGCAAGTCCATCTACAGTGAAAAGCTCAATGTCGGTTACCGGTGGTATGATGCCACCGGCGCCGAACCGCTGTTTCCGTTCGGGTTTGGCTTGTCGTACACGACGTTTCGGCTGAGCCGCCTCGAAGTCACACCCACACGCCTGAGTAAGAGGCCAGGCATCATTCATGCAACGCTGGATGTCACCAACACGGGCCGCCGTGCCGGGGCTGAGGTGGTCGAGGCTTACATCAGCCAGCCTTCCAATCATGGGGAGCCGCCGCGACAGTTGTGCGCTTTTGCCAAGGCCTTTTTGAAACCGGGTGAAACCAGGCAGGTTCACCTTACTGTTTCGTCAACCGCACTTTCGTATTACGACACATCAGCACACCGCTGGATTCTGGCTGCAGGCAGATACCGGATTCTGGTGGGGACTTCTTCCCGCGATCTGCCGCTGCAGAGAGATGTAACTATAACGGACAGCTCGCATTGA
- the serC gene encoding 3-phosphoserine/phosphohydroxythreonine transaminase, with the protein MGRPGGRIFNFSPGPAMLPDAVMLRVQQEFLNYGGIGASIIEISHRSKDFVAVVEEAVALFRELVSLPENYAVLFVHGGARMQFSAIPMNLIGLKPARRAAYVETGVFSGTAIKDAAPYGTIETVASGQNDNFVRIPELDLERIPGDASYLHITTNNTAYGTRWNRFPEAGDIPVVADTTSEILSRVMDYSRFGVVYASLQKNLGPGGTAIVVIRKDLLGHALPMTPPLLDYAAVEKGQSLVNTPSTFNIYFTREVLRWMKHLGGVGEIERRNNQKAQLLYDVLDHSSFYKPLVDKAHRSTMNVTFDLPAPEALEAFLKQAGKEGLYSLKGYRAVGGVRASIYNGMPLEGVEALVSFMKEFEKSHG; encoded by the coding sequence ATGGGGCGGCCGGGAGGGAGGATTTTCAACTTCAGCCCCGGACCGGCCATGCTTCCCGACGCCGTAATGCTGCGTGTGCAGCAAGAATTCCTGAATTATGGGGGCATTGGCGCTTCAATCATCGAAATCAGCCATCGCTCCAAGGACTTTGTGGCTGTTGTGGAAGAGGCCGTTGCACTTTTTCGGGAACTTGTTTCGCTGCCGGAAAACTATGCAGTACTTTTCGTGCACGGCGGAGCCCGCATGCAGTTTTCCGCGATACCGATGAACCTGATTGGGCTGAAGCCCGCGCGGCGGGCAGCCTACGTTGAAACGGGAGTGTTCTCGGGCACTGCAATCAAAGATGCCGCTCCTTATGGCACGATTGAGACCGTCGCCAGCGGCCAGAACGATAACTTCGTGCGCATCCCGGAGCTGGACCTCGAGCGTATCCCCGGCGACGCTTCGTATCTTCACATCACCACCAACAATACGGCTTATGGAACGCGATGGAACAGGTTTCCCGAAGCGGGTGACATACCGGTGGTGGCGGATACAACTTCTGAAATCCTGTCGCGCGTGATGGATTATTCACGGTTTGGGGTGGTTTATGCGAGCCTTCAAAAGAACCTGGGCCCCGGCGGGACCGCCATCGTGGTCATTCGTAAGGACCTGCTTGGCCACGCGCTGCCCATGACCCCGCCCTTGCTCGACTACGCGGCCGTGGAGAAAGGCCAATCACTTGTTAACACGCCGAGCACTTTCAACATTTACTTCACTCGTGAAGTCTTGCGCTGGATGAAACACCTGGGAGGCGTGGGCGAGATCGAACGCCGCAACAATCAGAAGGCACAGCTCCTCTACGACGTGCTTGACCATTCGAGTTTTTACAAACCTTTGGTGGACAAGGCGCACCGTTCCACGATGAACGTCACGTTTGACCTGCCTGCGCCTGAGGCGCTCGAAGCATTTCTCAAGCAGGCAGGCAAGGAAGGGCTCTATTCTTTGAAGGGTTATCGCGCAGTCGGGGGAGTGCGCGCTTCCATCTATAACGGCATGCCGCTTGAAGGCGTTGAGGCCCTCGTATCGTTTATGAAAGAGTTTGAGAAGTCCCATGGGTAG
- a CDS encoding DUF547 domain-containing protein gives MAPVILALFLLQPVGTTMLPKVDTAPWNEILRQYVNQQHLVDYSKLKQQDWKKLREFVGDLGHQGSQESSPDEIKALLINAYNSMTMEWIIENYPVQSIWDTQTPFKARRFLLGGESVSLDEIESRLREMKDPRIHAALVCAARSCPPLRSGAYVAARLDEQLDANVREWLANSALNKFYPERHLVTVSPIFKWYSKDFDAYPGGLRGFLLRFGPPAAIEKLRDGKFTIRFANYHWGLNDQYGRGLGYSSFQLGVSWLKNWILSWSANLGRKYNVNPAIFGGIYVGAIPFFTLCIGWIIRNMRRRKSIVLPVLAASFFFISAYLYLLVVGRNIPAWVYAFIFAIIGFGVYSTVRKIRAKARLDGKA, from the coding sequence ATGGCACCCGTCATTCTCGCGCTTTTCCTTCTGCAACCGGTCGGTACCACCATGCTGCCCAAAGTTGATACGGCTCCATGGAACGAAATCCTGCGTCAATACGTGAACCAGCAGCATCTGGTGGATTATTCAAAGTTGAAACAGCAGGACTGGAAGAAGCTCCGGGAATTCGTTGGGGACCTGGGCCACCAGGGATCGCAGGAATCGTCACCGGATGAAATAAAGGCCCTCCTGATCAACGCGTACAACTCCATGACGATGGAGTGGATTATCGAAAATTACCCGGTGCAAAGCATCTGGGACACTCAAACGCCTTTCAAGGCGCGTCGCTTCCTGCTGGGCGGAGAATCAGTCTCGCTGGATGAAATCGAATCTCGCCTTCGAGAGATGAAAGATCCCAGAATCCATGCCGCTCTGGTATGCGCCGCGCGCAGTTGTCCTCCGCTCAGAAGCGGAGCTTACGTAGCCGCCAGGCTGGACGAACAACTGGACGCCAACGTCCGAGAGTGGCTGGCCAATTCCGCGCTTAATAAATTTTATCCGGAAAGGCATCTGGTAACGGTGAGCCCGATCTTCAAATGGTATTCAAAGGACTTCGATGCGTACCCGGGCGGGCTTCGTGGGTTCCTGCTCAGGTTCGGTCCGCCAGCGGCAATCGAAAAGCTGAGAGACGGCAAATTCACCATCCGTTTTGCAAACTACCATTGGGGATTGAATGATCAATATGGGCGGGGATTGGGCTACTCGTCATTCCAATTGGGCGTAAGCTGGCTTAAGAACTGGATCCTCAGCTGGTCCGCAAACCTCGGGCGGAAATACAACGTCAATCCTGCCATTTTTGGCGGGATCTACGTGGGTGCCATTCCGTTCTTTACTCTCTGTATCGGCTGGATCATCAGAAACATGCGGCGAAGGAAATCAATCGTTTTGCCTGTGCTGGCGGCTTCATTCTTTTTCATCTCTGCATATCTCTACCTGCTTGTCGTGGGACGCAACATTCCCGCATGGGTTTATGCCTTCATTTTTGCAATAATCGGCTTCGGGGTGTATTCAACCGTCCGGAAGATCCGGGCCAAAGCGCGGCTCGATGGTAAGGCCTGA
- a CDS encoding SDR family oxidoreductase: MVDFKDRVAIVTGGTGALGRAVTIDLLKSGTHVAVPYLGESSWQSLRTAGEVLSDRLTGGQVDLGNSSDVDGFISTVFEHHGRVDFLVCVAGGFAAGRSFETDDQAWAHMFDLNLMSVVRILRPVVPLMVRQNFGRIVTISSGAILKGGGAGIVPYAVSKGAVLQLTEILAQELEKYDIRAHCVLPGTMDTEANRKAMPKADFSKWVRTEDVANVIHFLLGDQSRAVRNVAVPVLG, translated from the coding sequence ATGGTGGATTTTAAGGATCGAGTGGCTATTGTCACGGGTGGAACGGGCGCTCTGGGGCGGGCGGTCACTATAGACCTGCTCAAAAGTGGTACACATGTTGCAGTGCCTTACCTGGGAGAAAGTAGTTGGCAATCACTCCGAACGGCTGGCGAGGTTCTCTCTGACCGCCTGACGGGTGGGCAGGTAGACCTCGGAAATTCCTCTGACGTAGACGGATTCATTTCCACGGTGTTCGAGCATCACGGCCGCGTGGATTTCCTGGTTTGCGTGGCGGGAGGATTTGCCGCCGGCAGGAGTTTTGAAACCGACGACCAAGCGTGGGCTCATATGTTTGATCTCAACCTCATGAGCGTTGTCCGGATTTTGCGCCCGGTGGTTCCCCTGATGGTTCGCCAGAATTTCGGGCGAATCGTCACGATTTCGAGTGGGGCCATCCTGAAGGGCGGGGGGGCCGGAATCGTGCCCTATGCGGTCTCAAAAGGGGCAGTATTGCAGCTCACTGAGATTCTTGCGCAGGAGCTTGAGAAGTACGACATTCGCGCGCATTGCGTTTTGCCCGGGACAATGGACACAGAGGCAAATCGCAAAGCGATGCCGAAAGCCGACTTTTCCAAATGGGTCCGGACAGAAGATGTGGCCAATGTCATCCATTTTCTGCTGGGCGACCAGTCACGTGCCGTGCGTAACGTTGCTGTGCCCGTGCTCGGCTAG